From a region of the Triticum aestivum cultivar Chinese Spring chromosome 7D, IWGSC CS RefSeq v2.1, whole genome shotgun sequence genome:
- the LOC123167484 gene encoding uncharacterized protein gives MAEYDEQGMAIAAAEILLSLRTRKLARWPEWVPRPSNDLAPAAADLQRPEDAEDELPPIPERWPKRPRLSPRAVAKGTAWLVSWESPFARLGEPVLARSGACSSGEERARSHPRVTKAKRAPLAARRPETPPYYVSATGSGPSTSGMDRARSRRRPRVSEKAQATAAAWTDGAMDRARSRRRPRVSEKAQATAAAWTDGAMAASSPETPFDYANAAGSGASSSGDEVARSTAKRKAQGPGGSGVPSSGDEGCSSPAKRARADVSIAGAVQPAPGAVKLEDQKTENNYRDEKGHLMFDLNEDPDMAAEW, from the exons ATGGCGGAGTACGACGAGCAGGGCATGGCCATCGCGGCCGCCGAGATACTTCTCAGCCTCCGGACCAGGAAGCTGGCCCGGTGGCCGGAGTGGGTTCCCCGGCCGTCCAACGACCTTgccccggcggcggcggatctccagCGGCCGGAGGATGCGGAGGACGAGCTTCCGCCGATTCCGGAGCGATGGCCGAAGCGGCCGCGGTTGTCGCCCCGTGCGGTGGCGAAAGGAACCGCGTGGCTGGTGTCGTGGGAGAGTCCCTTTGCGCGGCTGGGTGAGCCTGTTCTCGCCAGATCCGGCGCGTGCTCCAGCGGGGAGGAAAGGGCGCGGTCGCACCCGCGCGTCACGAAGGCGAAGCGCGCGCCTTTGGCGGCGCGGAGGCCGGAGACGCCGCCGTACTACGTCTCGGCCACCGGATCCGGCCCTTCCACGAGCGGCATGGACCGTGCGCGGTCGCGGCGGCGGCCGCGCGTGAGCGAGAAGGCGCAGGCAACGGCGGCCGCGTGGACGGACGGCGCCATGGACCGTGCGCGGTCGCGGCGGCGGCCGCGCGTGAGCGAGAAGGCGCAGGCAACGGCGGCCGCGTGGACGGACGGCGCCATGGCGGCATCGAGCCCGGAGACGCCCTTCGACTACGCCAACGCCGCTGGATCAGGGGCGTCCTCGAGCGGGGACGAGGTGGCGCGGTCGACGGCGAAGCGCAAGGCGCAGGGGCCGGGCGGATCCGGAGTGCCTTCCAGCGGCGACGAGGGGTGCAGCTCGCCGGCGAAGCGCGCGCGGGCGGACGTCTCCATCGCCGGCGCCGTGCAACCCGCGCCAGGCGCGGTTAAACTTGAG GATCAAAAGACCGAGAACAATTACCGGGACGAGAAGGGCCACTTGATGTTTGACCTCAATGAAGATCCAGACATGGCGGCGGAGTGGTAA